Proteins co-encoded in one Thermodesulfobacteriota bacterium genomic window:
- a CDS encoding class I SAM-dependent RNA methyltransferase has translation MRPWEKKSRIVITCAKGIVPFLKEELRLLEFPILAEGTASVETEGTMEDAMRLNLFIRTGHRVLFFLERFTAKDPEELYQKVSKMGWEEVVPETGYLCVTSTVDHPTIRDTRFANVKCKDAIVDRIREVRGKRPDSGSERNRTVVHLFWKADAASLYIDTSGEPLSKRGYRKIPLKAPMQETLAAGVVLATGWRGESHFVNPMCGSGTLAIEAALIGLGRPPGLLRSNYGFMHLKGFEESSWREIRRKARATARDWMEGKIIATDISAEAVQGAQKNAQTAGVDRWIEFGICPYEATPIPQGEGVVVVNPEYGERMGEKETLKEIYKGLGDFFKKRCQGYRGYIFTGNLELAKRVGLRPKRKVLFYNSNIECRLLEYELYEGSQKAKTADGRGSNLPSTAVEMDRP, from the coding sequence ATGCGTCCCTGGGAGAAGAAGAGCCGAATCGTCATCACCTGTGCCAAAGGCATCGTCCCCTTTTTGAAGGAGGAGCTCCGGTTGCTCGAATTTCCGATCCTGGCCGAAGGCACCGCAAGCGTCGAAACCGAGGGCACGATGGAAGATGCCATGCGGTTGAACCTCTTCATCCGGACAGGCCACCGCGTCCTCTTCTTCTTGGAACGGTTCACCGCAAAAGATCCTGAGGAGCTGTACCAGAAGGTGTCCAAGATGGGATGGGAGGAGGTGGTCCCCGAAACGGGCTATCTCTGCGTCACCTCCACGGTGGACCACCCCACCATCCGGGATACCCGCTTCGCCAACGTGAAATGTAAAGATGCGATCGTGGATCGGATCCGAGAGGTTCGAGGAAAGAGGCCCGATTCGGGATCCGAGAGGAACCGGACCGTCGTCCACCTCTTCTGGAAGGCCGATGCCGCCTCGCTCTATATCGACACCTCGGGCGAACCCCTTTCGAAAAGGGGCTATCGGAAGATCCCCCTCAAGGCCCCCATGCAAGAGACCCTGGCCGCAGGGGTCGTCTTGGCCACGGGGTGGAGAGGGGAGAGCCATTTCGTCAATCCCATGTGCGGAAGCGGGACGCTCGCCATCGAAGCGGCCCTCATCGGCCTGGGCCGGCCACCGGGATTGTTGAGGAGCAACTATGGGTTCATGCATCTGAAAGGGTTCGAAGAATCTTCTTGGAGGGAGATCCGGCGAAAGGCCAGGGCCACGGCCAGGGACTGGATGGAAGGAAAGATCATCGCCACGGACATCAGTGCGGAGGCCGTTCAAGGGGCCCAAAAGAATGCCCAGACCGCGGGGGTGGATCGTTGGATCGAATTCGGGATATGCCCGTACGAGGCGACCCCGATCCCTCAGGGAGAGGGTGTGGTGGTGGTCAACCCAGAATATGGCGAACGGATGGGAGAGAAGGAGACCTTGAAGGAGATCTACAAGGGCCTGGGCGACTTCTTTAAAAAAAGGTGTCAGGGATACCGGGGCTATATCTTCACGGGCAATCTCGAGTTGGCCAAGCGGGTGGGGCTCAGGCCGAAACGAAAGGTCCTCTTTTATAATTCCAATATCGAATGCCGGCTTCTTGAATACGAGCTTTACGAGGGAAGCCAGAAGGCGAAGACCGCCGATGGTCGAGGTTCGAATCTCCCCTCCACCGCCGTGGAGATGGATCGCCCATGA